The following DNA comes from Populus trichocarpa isolate Nisqually-1 chromosome 19, P.trichocarpa_v4.1, whole genome shotgun sequence.
ttattttaataaaaaaatttacaaatataaCCAGATAAATATCCGTCATATGAGATTAAATATCAAGTTTACACTTGTGTGTGTATTGTGTTTTGGGTCAAGTTTACTCTTGCATGAACCCATGACTACGTTAGAATAAAGAAACTCAAAACACACTCACAAGAATAAACATGacccaaaacacacacacactcatcACGGTATACCTTtgcttttatatgttttttaaaatgtatttattttgaaaagatatcatattaatttttattaatgtttttttatgactttaatatattgttgtgaaaaacaatttaaaaaaaattattttaatacatttttaaaaaatattttatactacACGCACTAATATAGGTAATTAATTGAAGTTTCTCCTCATAAAGATCTTTTCCCATTTATACATACATCAAGATTAgattataatgattttaagaATGCACCCTTTTTATATTCGAATACAATAATTTCTtactaatgtttattttattatttaaattttaaaaaaaaaaaacccaattgaaAGCACTCTCCTTCTAATTGACTTTGCGGACCAATCCTTCGAGTTTATctactaaaaaatcaaataaattttattatataatgttGAAGCTTTATAGTCGCTATTTCTATATTCGAGGGCTAGCTACTATAATTGACCGTTCACCAGAAGTCCATAATCTTCATTAATCAAACAAGACTTTCCATATGGTATTTTAGCACAAGTAAAAGGTATTTTAGGTGCTTATTCTTGAGTTCAAGTTCTTGTGTTtgtgaccaaaaaaaaaaaaaaaattgagagaaaaaggGTTCGATCGTAACTTAACATCCAATAGAACCTCGAAGGATTAACCCTGTCCAATAACATAGAATACCTTGgagaataaataaacaaaaaaaaaaaaaacaagactttTCCTTTTAGACCGTAGAGGGATTTAATGCTATCTTGGAGCAAGTATAAATTCAACAATTCTCGTCTGAAACGGCCTTTTATTCTACAAGGAATGAGAAACACTACGTGGATGATCATTCAAAGCATGAAGTCGTGTTTGTTGACTCTATgcttaataaaaaattctccTAGTTGCATCCCAATGTTTACGCTACTTGTGAACgagaattaaattaatcaaacaataacaattaattaaatcccatcttaatttttaacacaaaataaGAAGGTGATAATATTGtggttttttctagtttgatgagatttattagttgaagaatgaaaagatGATATATATACTTAACACAACacgaattgaaaaatatatcaaatatatatatcaattgataaatcattaaattattaattgtgaatgtaaatttgatcattttttatttcatatattattttatttatcttgaaagtatattatggtttttaaatatatatgattgTCGTTATTATAAATGCATCATGtaaacataattaattcttGTAAATATAGTTAATTCATCTAACAGAGTaacaaatttaaagataaattacaataatttctttgagatattataaaattattgaaaccataaaaaaataattacaatttaaaaagagtaaaatgaaattttttttttcaaatacaaaacaggatattaattaataaaaattaacgaTGCAAAGGGCCAGACTTGCATGCCTgttctaaaatgaaaaaacctaGGCTCACTTGCctggtttttttatcaaaaaaaaaatgaattacacattatttgttaaagattgttttttttaaaaaaaaaatagaacaaacgAAACAACTCATCCACTTGAATAGGTAATATGTCAtcctctattttattttctactcaGCTCCAGTGACTTAAAAATTAAGGTTCCAGTTTTGAATTCTAAAAACCCAAATTATAACttgttttcatctaaaaacactCTAGAAACATCTTAAACAATTCAATAAACTCATTTCTAATCCCAAAACAtcctaaaatcattaaaaaagagaaaatttcaaACCAAATCATGAACACCTTTATGAagctcaatctatttttttttaagataaaatcacCTCAATtgaacttattaatttttttatggccaAAATGTGACCGACTATATATTTTCTATCACTTTCTATTTTGATAACTTGATGTGTGCCCCCTCAACATAATCACATTAAGTGGTTTATCCAAAATTTAATCTCATAAGACGTGTTTAGATTAGTCTTAGCAAAACTAAATCTATGTGCACAACAAGCTTCTTCTCTGTCGGCCAGTAATTGTAtcaattacttattttattcCTATATATGTCCCTCTGAGATCGATTTCTTCATGTTCTGTCCCCTtcactctcttttattttttggttaatgaTGAATAATTGATTTAACATCACCAACTAATGACCACCTAAAGCAAGATACTtcctaaccctaaaaaaaattaaaaattagataaaatataatatctacTTGAAGTCTTTGAAGAATTCATATAGATCCCAACCCGAATCGTTTTGCTTGAGAACTATATGTTAATCTTCAGcaatattaaaaagtatttgttcatcaatttttcttttgagtcCTTCAATTTATCTCTTGAATTAACCACTTCAAGACCTTATTTAATCTATACCATTTTTCCTAAACATCATTATCTCCACGTAATCTTCAgataaattaatcaagaaaaaaaattcttagccCAAAAggcaaaagcaagaaaaattaagaaagaagaaaacttggAAGTCAACATTCAACAATCAAAGTCAAATCCCTTGAAATTGTCTTTGTACATATATCTTTATCTTCTGTATGTTTTGGAAATTTCCAAGGAAACCCAATTGTCCACGCAatattcaacaaagaaaatcaatgaataTGAAATTATCACCATAAAATATTGCTCTCCTAATACAAAATCGCACACATAACCCTTCCCCTCTATTCTACCAAAGACACAAGGAGCTAGCCATGGGAGATAATCAGGTTCCTGATCCTACCGTTCCTGCCTGGCGCCCCTTCCAACCCAGTTCACGCGACAATAGCCTCCCAGGCTTTAATCATAATactaattatgatttaaacAGCAAGATTATGCTCACTGCAATTCTATCATTATCCTTTGTTGTTGTGCTTGTTATAGTTCTTCATATTTATGCAAGATGTGCTCTAAGGCGTCATCAAGCCCGTCGCCGCGCTGTCATGAATAGCCTAGGGCTAACTAATGCTAGTGTCAACTCCGGGGAGCCACCCAAGAGGGGGCTTGATCCGACAGTCATAGCCTCACTCCCCATATTTGTTTACCAGCAAACTGAAGGCCAAACTGAGGATGATTTGATAGAGTGTGCTGTTTGCTTAAGCATGCTTGAGGATCAAGAAATGGCTAGGATTTTACCGAATTGTAAGCACAAATTTCATGCTGAGTGCATCGATAAATGGTTAAGCTCCCATTCTACCTGTCCTATTTGTCGGACCGAGGCTGAGCCAATGATCCAGCCCGAGCCACGTGAAGGTCCGGCTGGTGGTACTGCACACACAGCTCCAATGTTGGAGCCTATGAATTCTACATCGGTATGTGATGAGGGCACATCATCATCGGTTGGTGGAAATCAACCATCTCCAAAAGTCGTCGGTTCGGGTTCACGGTTGAGCTCGTTTCGAAGGATGCTTAGTCGTGAACGATCATCAAGGAGAATCCAACCTGAGGTTCAAGATCAAGAGGGTTTTCAAGATTTAGAGAGACAATGATTTTAGGTAATATATAGAATGcgtttattttatatacatatcCAATTCCAGCTGGTTTACATTTTTTGGGTgaaaattttgatgtttttctgaTTAAAATCGGTACATAATACAGATGATGATATCAAATTTCATATGTATTTAATTTCCTTGGCTCCCATCTCTAGATTTATGAGGTGAAGATCATGCATATGTGCAGAAATGTTACCcgtgacttttttttatgtttcagaagttttattttttaaaatgataatcgAGCgcaatattattaatgaaagctaaaaataagagtttagtagtttttgagaaacaaaagaatataactaaaattaaagtaAAGATTCCAAGAGTTAAAAGTTTCGGAAGTCTTgtattattgatttaattaatgttaaattatttaGATATGCACACCAAAAAACAATACACAACCAAGTCTTGTTACTAGAATTAATAGTTTTAGTGAAGGaaatttttgttggtatttataTTAATAGTTTATCGGTATGTATGTTACAGATGAACTCATGGAAGGAAACATTCTATTAGAAAAATTGTTGTCagtaatttatgaattttcagTGAGTTCatagataataaatatatcGATGGATTCACAGACGGAAAAAATACGTCAAAAAAACTTACATGCTTTATTTCATTGGTATATCTAtcggtaaatataacatatcaacGATATAATATCATCTGTAATTTTGTTGGTGCGTTAACAATAATAGTGATATttgcagtaattatttttcaactctcttgAATATATCAAAGGAGTTGTCCCGTTAGTAACCTcattagtaatattttaaaaacatatgttaaacaaaagtataaaaataattaaaatcaaataaattagtataaaaatcaaatatttatgacAAACTTAAACATTTATAcgttcaaatataataaaactaaaatagagaCGATGTTGTACCGGAGGAAGAGGAAGATGTTGGTCCTCGTTGGGACCGTGGAGCCAATTAGGGGGTTCACATGAACTACCCAtatgtgatctcatctccattaccaatCAGTAAAGAATCAGCAATGAGTCgttcatatttatcattaagatGGGTTGTTTGATCTTGTACTCGTTGGTCTAACATCGCCGCAAACTTCAGAGTTAGAATACTCAGAATCGATTGCGAACATTCAATGGTCGAAGCACTACAGGTCGTCCGCAAGTTCTCAGTCGTAGTGTTAGAGAGTTCGTACACCCGATTTCTATTGAGTTCACCATACGATCCTACCTTTAATCATAAATCTAGATCGATATTCAGATGGGTTGAAAGATCGTCCTCGTGTCTATCCTTTAATTGGGTGTTATATGTatcttgaaaagtaaaaaaataaattcatcaaattcaagaaaataataacttaagaacaaaatgattgaaaaccaATATACCACAAAGTGCTGAGCTCAGTTACCaacgaataaaaaaattaaacaattcctattttttttataaaaaaaaaactcagtagCATCTATGCAACAACCGATAATTTAGTGTGATTTGTGTAACCATCCTATTatggttcatcagaatctttcaaaagatcaaaaaacatGGTCGCATCTGCATTAAGTTCTTTATCTATGAATGGACATTGACCGGTATGACcatga
Coding sequences within:
- the LOC7494602 gene encoding E3 ubiquitin-protein ligase ATL41, with product MGDNQVPDPTVPAWRPFQPSSRDNSLPGFNHNTNYDLNSKIMLTAILSLSFVVVLVIVLHIYARCALRRHQARRRAVMNSLGLTNASVNSGEPPKRGLDPTVIASLPIFVYQQTEGQTEDDLIECAVCLSMLEDQEMARILPNCKHKFHAECIDKWLSSHSTCPICRTEAEPMIQPEPREGPAGGTAHTAPMLEPMNSTSVCDEGTSSSVGGNQPSPKVVGSGSRLSSFRRMLSRERSSRRIQPEVQDQEGFQDLERQ